The DNA segment GGGGCGCGCTCTACGGCGGTTTACCCCGGGCCGTGGCCGTCACCCAGGCGGGAGCGCTGGCGGCCGAACTGGTGGCGCAGGCGATATGCTCGGGCGTGCTGGCGGCCCGTTCCATTGGCGGAGTGCCGGCAGCCCGGGACGTGAGGCCCGACTGAACCAATCGAGGTGGACGGCGTGGCGGAACGAGGCATCGAGTCCATGATGGAGACGGCCGAGGAGGCGGCCACACGGGCGGGGCAGTTGCTGCGCGAACACTGGAAGGAGTTCCTCGCGGCAGGCATCGGCTTCAAGGGGCCGGTGGACCTGGTCACGGAGGGTGACCGGCGTTCAGAGGCTACCGTGCTGGAGGTCATCCGCTCCCGTTTCCCCGAGGATGACGTGCTGGCCGAGGAGCGAGGGGCCGTGGGCCGCGGGGCCGAGTACCGCTGGCTCATCGACCCGCTGGACGGCACCACCAACTACGCGCACGGGCTGCCGATCTTCGCCGTCTCCGTGGCAGTGGAGCGGCACGGCGAGGTCCTGGCGGGCGCCGTCTACGAACCGGTGGCAGACCGCCTCTACGTGGCGGGCCGAGGGCTGGGCGCTCGCCGCAACGGGCGGGTGCTGCGCGTCTCCTCCGTCGATTCCCTCG comes from the Bacillota bacterium genome and includes:
- a CDS encoding inositol monophosphatase family protein, producing the protein MAERGIESMMETAEEAATRAGQLLREHWKEFLAAGIGFKGPVDLVTEGDRRSEATVLEVIRSRFPEDDVLAEERGAVGRGAEYRWLIDPLDGTTNYAHGLPIFAVSVAVERHGEVLAGAVYEPVADRLYVAGRGLGARRNGRVLRVSSVDSL